A stretch of the Chrysiogenia bacterium genome encodes the following:
- a CDS encoding septum formation initiator family protein, with product MASLAAAFALGFSLYNFVQSAVQVRSLAVQNAEIEARVAALAADNHALARRIKVLREDPQATERIIRQELGLVRAGELVYRFR from the coding sequence ATGGCATCGCTCGCGGCGGCGTTCGCGCTCGGCTTCTCGCTCTACAACTTTGTGCAGAGCGCGGTGCAGGTGCGTTCGCTCGCGGTGCAGAATGCGGAGATCGAGGCGCGCGTGGCGGCCCTGGCGGCTGACAACCACGCGCTCGCGCGTCGCATCAAGGTGCTGCGCGAGGACCCGCAGGCCACCGAGCGGATCATTCGTCAGGAACTGGGGCTGGTGAGGGCCGGCGAACTGGTTTATCGGTTCCGCTAA
- a CDS encoding MotA/TolQ/ExbB proton channel family protein, with protein MGDWTTQDWIFYGALLPIALCSSVAMAFFFERLLALRRTKIFPEQFLVEFDDLLGRGAYEEAGTLCRKTDTPLSRVLLAATAHAGLPRAALKERIEEVGRRESVFLERGVAALATVGTISPMLGLLGTVVGMVLIFAQATGGAGIAAPEQLASGISTALYTTVLGLLVAIPSIISARYFQGKAESVALEIEIEAFRVMDQLCAEAQG; from the coding sequence ATGGGTGACTGGACCACGCAGGACTGGATCTTCTACGGCGCGCTGCTGCCCATTGCGCTGTGTTCGTCGGTGGCGATGGCGTTCTTTTTCGAGCGCCTGCTGGCGCTGCGCCGCACGAAGATTTTTCCCGAACAGTTCCTTGTCGAGTTCGACGACCTTCTGGGCCGAGGGGCCTATGAGGAAGCCGGCACGCTCTGCCGCAAGACCGACACCCCGCTCTCGCGGGTGCTGCTGGCGGCAACCGCCCACGCGGGCCTTCCGCGCGCGGCCCTGAAAGAGCGCATCGAGGAGGTGGGCCGCCGCGAGTCGGTCTTTCTCGAGCGCGGCGTCGCGGCGCTCGCCACGGTGGGGACGATCTCGCCCATGCTCGGGTTGCTCGGAACGGTGGTCGGCATGGTGCTGATCTTCGCGCAGGCCACCGGCGGCGCGGGCATTGCCGCGCCCGAGCAACTGGCCTCGGGCATCTCGACGGCGCTCTATACGACGGTGCTCGGCCTGCTCGTGGCCATCCCCAGCATCATCAGCGCGCGCTACTTTCAGGGCAAGGCCGAGTCGGTCGCCCTGGAGATCGAGATCGAGGCCTTCCGCGTGATGGATCAGTTGTGCGCGGAGGCGCAAGGCTGA
- a CDS encoding biopolymer transporter ExbD has translation MAFGRARAKDLEGEINLTSLIDILFIVLIFLMLTTSFASRSGVEISLPKSAQQREAAAPDMIEIELNASGEIFIKGRQRSLEELQAFLAETPDKDVPLALRADELARHGRVVEILDIIRGAGFRKLGIEARAK, from the coding sequence ATGGCCTTCGGACGCGCGCGCGCCAAAGACCTCGAGGGCGAGATCAACCTGACCTCGCTCATCGACATTCTCTTCATCGTCCTCATCTTCCTCATGCTGACAACCAGCTTCGCCAGCCGCTCGGGCGTGGAGATCAGCCTTCCGAAATCCGCCCAGCAGCGCGAGGCCGCCGCCCCCGACATGATCGAGATCGAACTCAACGCGAGCGGCGAGATCTTCATCAAGGGCCGGCAGCGCAGCCTCGAAGAACTGCAGGCCTTCCTGGCCGAAACCCCCGACAAGGACGTCCCCCTGGCGCTGCGCGCCGACGAGCTGGCCCGCCACGGCCGCGTCGTCGAAATCCTCGACATCATCCGCGGCGCGGGATTCAGGAAGCTGGGGATTGAGGCGCGGGCGAAGTAG